The proteins below are encoded in one region of Gemmatimonadaceae bacterium:
- a CDS encoding MoaD/ThiS family protein yields MTHTVLLFASWSDALGPQVSVELPEGARVADLLDALLARTASAPDSSVGATGPSGAARPLPKPLVAVNQRYAKPDVVLKAGDELAIIPPVAGG; encoded by the coding sequence ATGACCCATACGGTCCTGCTCTTCGCGTCCTGGTCGGACGCGCTTGGCCCACAGGTGAGCGTTGAGTTGCCCGAGGGGGCCCGCGTCGCGGACCTCCTCGACGCGCTTCTGGCCCGGACTGCTTCCGCTCCCGACTCATCCGTTGGCGCGACGGGCCCTTCCGGCGCCGCGCGGCCCCTCCCGAAGCCATTGGTCGCCGTGAACCAGCGCTATGCCAAGCCGGATGTCGTGCTGAAGGCCGGCGACGAGCTGGCCATCATCCCGCCCGTGGCGGGAGGCTAA
- a CDS encoding molybdenum cofactor biosynthesis protein MoaE, translating to MRVAIVDHPLDPTALLAEVASLGSGASTLFVGTVRRTNQGREVTGIDYSAYGPMAEREMRTMCEEAMARFGSEHIVVEHRVGTLALGEASIVIAVSHERRASAMDAQRYLIEELKKRVPVWKREHYADGERVWVDNQGGAVPADAAPAGTTAAAAGEGVK from the coding sequence GTGCGCGTGGCGATCGTCGACCATCCGCTCGACCCGACGGCACTGCTCGCCGAGGTCGCGTCGCTGGGCTCCGGGGCGAGCACGCTCTTCGTCGGCACCGTTCGCCGAACGAACCAGGGCCGCGAGGTCACGGGCATCGACTACTCGGCGTACGGGCCGATGGCGGAGCGCGAGATGCGCACGATGTGCGAGGAAGCTATGGCGCGGTTTGGCAGCGAGCACATCGTGGTTGAGCACCGCGTCGGCACGCTGGCGCTGGGCGAGGCCAGCATCGTGATCGCGGTGTCGCACGAGCGGCGTGCCAGTGCGATGGATGCCCAGCGCTATCTGATCGAGGAGCTCAAGAAGCGCGTGCCCGTGTGGAAGCGCGAGCACTACGCCGACGGGGAGCGCGTGTGGGTGGACAATCAGGGCGGGGCCGTGCCGGCTGACGCTGCGCCCGCTGGCACCACGGCAGCGGCCGCTGGGGAGGGCGTGAAGTGA
- the moaA gene encoding GTP 3',8-cyclase MoaA, protein MTGAAQSPALRDQFGRAIEYLRISITDRCNFRCVYCMPEQGLPWLPKQDILTYEEITGIVEQLAPLGLRRLRITGGEPTIRPDLVRLIGMLRDVPGIEDIALSTNGVKLPAMARELKSAGLDRVNVSADSLQPERIAQIARRNLGFEPESAIAAAVDAGLEPVKLNMVVMRGVNDDEVEAFAALTQRHPVHVRFIELMPVGEMAHLTDGHIVPSDEVLGRIRRLGALAPSEGPARGNGPATYYRLDGAPGTVGVITPMTHTYCGSCNRVRLTADGRLRTCLYGDHEVNLRDPLRGGSELRPLFVKALEEKPKEHNLLQLRVGGLRALSQIGG, encoded by the coding sequence GTGACGGGCGCGGCCCAGTCCCCGGCACTCCGCGACCAGTTCGGCCGCGCGATCGAGTACCTCCGCATCTCGATCACCGACCGCTGCAACTTCCGCTGCGTCTATTGCATGCCGGAGCAGGGACTGCCGTGGCTGCCGAAGCAGGACATCCTCACCTACGAGGAGATCACGGGGATTGTCGAGCAGCTCGCGCCCCTGGGCCTGCGCCGGCTGCGCATTACGGGCGGCGAGCCGACCATTCGCCCCGACCTCGTGCGGCTCATCGGGATGCTGCGCGACGTGCCGGGCATCGAGGACATCGCGCTCTCGACGAACGGCGTGAAGCTCCCGGCCATGGCCCGCGAGTTGAAGTCCGCCGGCCTCGACCGCGTGAACGTCTCGGCTGACTCCCTGCAGCCCGAGCGTATCGCGCAGATCGCCCGCCGCAACCTCGGCTTCGAGCCGGAGTCGGCCATCGCCGCCGCCGTGGACGCAGGCCTCGAGCCCGTGAAGCTCAACATGGTCGTGATGCGCGGCGTGAACGACGACGAGGTCGAGGCCTTCGCCGCGCTCACCCAGCGCCACCCGGTGCACGTGCGCTTCATCGAGCTGATGCCGGTCGGAGAGATGGCGCACCTCACCGACGGCCACATCGTGCCGAGCGACGAGGTGCTGGGTCGCATCAGGCGCCTCGGCGCGCTGGCCCCCAGCGAGGGCCCGGCCCGCGGGAACGGCCCCGCGACCTACTATCGGCTCGACGGCGCCCCGGGCACGGTCGGCGTGATCACCCCGATGACGCACACCTACTGCGGCAGCTGCAACCGCGTGCGTCTCACCGCCGATGGTCGCCTCCGCACCTGCCTCTACGGCGACCACGAGGTGAACCTCCGCGACCCGCTGCGCGGCGGTTCCGAACTCCGTCCGCTGTTCGTGAAGGCGCTGGAGGAAAAGCCCAAGGAGCACAATCTGCTGCAGCTCAGGGTTGGGGGGCTGCGGGCCCTATCTCAGATTGGAGGGTAG